A window of Acinonyx jubatus isolate Ajub_Pintada_27869175 chromosome B2, VMU_Ajub_asm_v1.0, whole genome shotgun sequence genomic DNA:
GAAGCTTTTTTAAGCATGACCTTGGTGGTAATTAATAGGTAATGCTGAGAAGCATGGAGCTTATAAAAAACAATCAACGTGGAAGGCTGATCACACTTTTCAACttctgtatatgtttgaaattttgtaTAACTAagggttaaataaataaagcaaaatccaAAAATGCTTATAAATCACAGGAAAAATGCAAAGAGGCCTATATTTTCATAATGAAGATCAGAAGTGAGATACCAGATTTTTAGATAAGTTTCTTGGTCTACACAACTCTGAAATCTCGAGCAACAGTAACACATTGATGTGTCCTCACTTGGGTCCTTGGTTCCTCACTGAAGGCGGAGTCAGTGGAACTCTACAGAGTTCTTAACAGGGAGAAGCCTTCTGTGTATCTATGGGAGGATTTATCTGTCCCCTTTTGTAGGTTAAAAAGCAAATTATCATATCTTATGAGAAAACAATCAAATCGTTTAAGTTGCAAGTTTTActgccattatttttaaattaatttttaaatactcgAACTACTTTTAACATAATTGTGTATTTAGGtagcatgtaattttttaaaactttttaaaaaaagtttcttagaACTGGGACGAAGTAGTTTTCCTAGAGCACACCTGGAGAACTTTCTGCACAGACAGGTGTGGGACCAGTTGATGAAGTCACCACAACAGTGTTCACTACTGCAAACACGGATGTCACAGACCCCAGAGAAGCTGACAGACGGACTTAACATATTATGCTTCTCTCAGCATAAAAACACGGACAACTTCCACAGTCTGCACTCCAGAGGACCGAACAATTCTTTTCCTAGGACTCTGCTTCAGGGACAAAGTGAGAGCCTGCCCCACCACCTCCACTAGGGTCCGACACCGGGAGCCTCTGCCCTACCTGCTCCAGGGGGCTAGCGGCACCCACCCCAGGGTGGACCTTCCGATGCTGGACGAGGTTGCAGTGATAAATAAAGTTCTTGCCACAGTCTTCACATtcataaggcctttctccagtgtgaattcgCTGATGCTTAATGAGGACAGAACGTCGGCTGAAGCTCTTCCTGCACTGGCCGCACTGGAAGGGCTTCTCCCCCGTGTGGATCCGGAGGTGATGGAAGAGCCCCGCGTTCTGGCTGAACGCTTTGCCACAGATGCCACAGCGGTAATGCTTCTCTCCGGTGTGGAGTCTCTGGTGCTGGAACAGACCCGAGCGCTGGCTGAAGGCCCGTCCGCACTCATCACACCCGTAGGGCTTCTCCCCGGTGTGTGTCCTCTGGTGCTCGATCAGGATGGAGTTCTGGGTGAAGCTCTTCCCACACTCACCGCAGACGTAGGGTCTCTCCGCCGAGGAGCTGGCCCGCTgcctctcccacctgccctcctGGTCACATGTGTCTGCACACTCAGGCCCCAGAAGAGTGTCACCGTTCAGTTTCTCAGGAACTTCCACAAGATGTTTCTTCTCTTTACAGAGCTCCCTCTTCGGGGCTGACTGCACACTCCAAGCCCCAGCCTCATCCCCTGAAACGAGAAAACGGATCACACGAATGTCATGTTTCCAaacggaaaagaaaaaaagcaaccaggagggtggggggcaggggacacaTAAGCACGGTTCTGTGTACTTCCCCCACCTAGACAAGGATGCCCGGACCTCAGGGAGAAGATACACTGAACTGTAACTGTCAGGGGACTGTCTTCCCCCCACCAGGCCGCAACCTTCCCCCCACTACCCCTCCATGAAGGTCACAGTGTCCTCAGGACCAAGCACaacacctggcacacagcagatgcTGAGCAGATGGATggtgagggagtgagggaggccTCTGAGGAAGTTCTAGTCCTCACCGATCTCCCGAAGCAGGCACACCTCCCGCGACCTGCACTGACGCGGCCCTTCCAAGGTTGGGGGCTGGCCGCTTGATGAGTCCTGGGCTGCTCCCCGAcctgcctcctccttcaccaACTCTTCCTGCTCACGGGCACAGGCTGGAACCTGCTGGAAATTAAGGACGGTGAGAAATCAAATgtcaggggggcgcctgggtggcgcagtcggttaagcgtccgacttcagccaggtcacgatctcgcggtccgtgagttcgagccccgcgtcaggctctgggctgatggctcagagcctggagcctgtttccgattctgtgtctccctctctctctgcccctcccccgttcatgctctgtctctctctgtcccaaaaataaataaacgttggaaaaaaaaaaaaaaaaagaaatcaaatgtcaGAGAAGACATCGTAAGGAGGCCTCCTCAGGCCCACTGCACGGGAAAAGAAGGACCAAGAAACTAGCaggaagaaacaggcagaaggaTGGGGCACCCACAATAGACCACATCAGGCACAAAGAAATCCTCGTCCTCTTCCTCTTGCTGCACAGAAACCCCACACTCGTTCTTACAGCTACCGACCTCTGTCCTGCCCTCTCCCACCTGCTCTCCCGGCTCGTCCAGCTCCCGCTCCAGATCCTCCAGCACGGTCACCGCCTGCTCCCCGCTCTCCGGGTGCTGTCCCCGCACCCAGGCCTGGAGCTCCTCGGGCAGGATGGTCAGGAACTGCTCCAGCACCAGCAGCTCCAGGATCTGCTCCTTGCTGTGCGTTTCTGGGCTCAGCCACTGGCGGCACAGCTCGCGGAGCCTTCGAAGAGCTTCGCGGGGTCCAGGGGTCTCCTGGTAGCAGAACTGCCTGAAGCGTTTACGGAAGATCTCTCTGCTATGCGGGTGATCTCTCCACGGGCCAGATTCCTGCCCAGAGGCACaatccccctcttcctcttctaccTTTACTGCCAGCCGTCCTTCCTGCATCTCTGGAGTCTGAAGGACTGAGGCTGTGGCCATTTTAGGCTTCACTATTCAGAAAAAGAATCTATCCTTGATGACTCCCTttgatcttttcttctgaaaatcctaaaatctaaaacataatttgcagagaaaaaagaacattaaaatgtAGAAGATCTTTTCTGCTCGCGGGCACTGGGGTATTTATAGCAAAAGCAGTCACTGTCTAGTGAAGAGCAGAGAATGCATGACTAACAGTAAGGACTTTGCAAATCCTGAGGCAGGTGATacaggggaaggaaaacagaaacagaacacGTTCCCCAgaaccagccccccccccccaacggtTTTATTGAAGAAGGGACCATTTTGATCATCTGCAATGAATCAGCTCAAGTAACTCAGTTAGAATAAACTGAGTTTCCATTTGAATGGCAAGATCCTAGACGTGGCGTTAGTGTCATGCTGAATGGAGGTAAACGAGCATCATGGTGCCAAGTGGTCACAGAGAATGCTAAGAGTCaagcagaaaagggaaacaaaatggaGAAGGGAGAAGTAAAGATAAAAGGACAGAATGAGGAGCAAAAGAAATGTACTGGGGAGGAGAGGCCAAGTCTGTCCAGTTGGGTGAGGTGTGGAGGAAAGAGTTCTGTATTTGCGCTGAGACCCGATCTTCCAGGTACAATCTGCGCGGGCCCATCTTTCTAGGGGatatgaagataaaataagatcGTGGATAAAGAGCACGAGAAGCTGGCAGCTTGGTAAATCCTAAAGTATTGTAAATTACtactattgttatttttcttataaatcttattgaaggaataaatgaatcctAGCAATCAAAACACCATGGCAAAAGAATCAGAAAGTagtcaagaaatattaaaatgaaagaaatattggttctgatattttagaatttttttttttaatttgagagagagaaagagagagcgcacgtgtgcacacggtggaggggcagaggaccagggagaatcttaagcaggctccacactcagtacgcagcccaatgcagggctcgatcccacaaccctgggattgtgacctgagcctaccAAGTTGGACATTCAATTGACTGATCCAAGCCTCTGgttctgatattttaaaacagGGTTAGGGTCTGAGCTGTTTCTTGTCCTTTAATTTCCTGGaaattgtttatctttgagacTTTGAGGATGGACAGTGGACAGCaatgtgtaaaataaaaccaGTGCTCATAAAGACACAAATGTCTATGACCAcataaagcttatgaaagaatcTAAACCCGAATAGTAATTAATGAAAGcaattttctgaaagaatattATGTAGCCTAGTGATTTCAAAGGATCATTTTTGGACAGaggctttcaaacttttttgaccAGGACCCACAGTTAAGAGGTATTTTATACTGAGACCCAgaacacatatatgcatgtgtgtgtacatgaatgTAtgagacacgcacacacataaCTGAAATAATAACTTCACAAAACACTAAGCACCCTTATTTATGTGatatgtattattctttttctaaatcccggttgttgtttttaaaccccaaaacaaaaaaccctggtCACAGCCCGCATGGACTTCATGATCCACATGAGCCATGACCTATAGCTTTAAAAAGTTGccaaatttaagtaaaattattataattcattGTAAATATAACCCAACACTGTTCTTAGGTATTGGAAtccatcacaaaataaaaagaaaaactaaggagAGGGTATTTAATTACAACTGAACATGGATCACTTACGAGTACAAGAGAAGTTATATCTGCATCGCCAGTATTAGGCATACTTATCAAGAAGAGAAAGACTACCAGGGCAGGGAAGCATCGTTCTGGGTAATCTGCAAATATTATCCTTTCCACAAATTCCTAACATTTCTGGCTTCACTAACTTTTATAGTCACCACTCCAGGAGAAGTGGATAGGGTTTTTTCCTCCAAAGACAGGATCCCTGAGCTCATATTCCCTCCCCAACTTTGCCTGGCGCTGACTCACCATCACTTTGAGTACCACGTTATCTTTTTCTGTCCAAACTTCTCACACACCACCCATGCATCTAGCCAACATTTACTTAGAGCCTGCCATATTCCAGGTACTGTTCTATGCACTAGAAATAAGCTGCAAAAAAACCAAAGTCCCTACTTCCATGGGATTTACATTCTAATAACAATATCAGTAACAGCTGACATATATTGTTTTTGAGGTACTGGGCATTGTACTAGAcgctttacatatattacctcatttcatcctcaaacGACCTCAAGTAAGCTTTTGTTATTACCCAGTatcatagatgagaaaatggaggcacaaaGACTTTAAATCTTCGTGAAACAAGTTTCACAGGCCTAGGTGGGGAAGCCGCCTTTTAAACCCCACAAATCTAACTTCAGAATTCAGTCTTGAGCACTACACCACTCGTTCTCCTCTACGTGGGAAGGAAGACGGAAGGGGCCAACAGGGACAGACGGTAATAGGCCAAACAGCAGCAAACGCTACAGAGAAAATTCCAGGTaaaggagatggggagaaaggtCTCCATTTCATGTGGGGCATCAGGGAAGGCCTTGCGGATAAGGTTAACATCTGAGCAGAGACTCGAGAAGTGAGTGGCGGTCACAGGACTCCCTGGAGAAGGATGGTTCCACGCAAAGGGAACCGAGTCGTTGGAGGCCAGAGCACGGCTGGGTTCTTCAAGCAACAACCAGTTGAACaatgtggtgacagcagagagagcaAAGGGTACAGCGATAAGAGTCAGGTCGGGAGATTATGAAACGCCATGTGAGGGCTCTGCCTTCTAGTCTAAGACATGTGGAAAGCCATTGAGGTttacagtggggtggggggtggcgacGAAATGTTACTTACACTTAATATGAAAGTATAACCAGCTGCCGTGATAACAGACTATGGGAAAAGTG
This region includes:
- the ZSCAN23 gene encoding zinc finger and SCAN domain-containing protein 23 isoform X2; amino-acid sequence: MATASVLQTPEMQEGRLAVKVEEEEGDCASGQESGPWRDHPHSREIFRKRFRQFCYQETPGPREALRRLRELCRQWLSPETHSKEQILELLVLEQFLTILPEELQAWVRGQHPESGEQAVTVLEDLERELDEPGEQVPACAREQEELVKEEAGRGAAQDSSSGQPPTLEGPRQCRSREVCLLREIGDEAGAWSVQSAPKRELCKEKKHLVEVPEKLNGDTLLGPECADTCDQEGRWERQRASSSAERPYVCGECGKSFTQNSILIEHQRTHTGEKPYGCDECGRAFSQRSGLFQHQRLHTGEKHYRCGICGKAFSQNAGLFHHLRIHTGEKPFQCGQCRKSFSRRSVLIKHQRIHTGERPYECEDCGKNFIYHCNLVQHRKVHPGVGAASPLEQVGQRLPVSDPSGGGGAGSHFVPEAES
- the ZSCAN23 gene encoding zinc finger and SCAN domain-containing protein 23 isoform X1 encodes the protein MATASVLQTPEMQEGRLAVKVEEEEGDCASGQESGPWRDHPHSREIFRKRFRQFCYQETPGPREALRRLRELCRQWLSPETHSKEQILELLVLEQFLTILPEELQAWVRGQHPESGEQAVTVLEDLERELDEPGEQQVPACAREQEELVKEEAGRGAAQDSSSGQPPTLEGPRQCRSREVCLLREIGDEAGAWSVQSAPKRELCKEKKHLVEVPEKLNGDTLLGPECADTCDQEGRWERQRASSSAERPYVCGECGKSFTQNSILIEHQRTHTGEKPYGCDECGRAFSQRSGLFQHQRLHTGEKHYRCGICGKAFSQNAGLFHHLRIHTGEKPFQCGQCRKSFSRRSVLIKHQRIHTGERPYECEDCGKNFIYHCNLVQHRKVHPGVGAASPLEQVGQRLPVSDPSGGGGAGSHFVPEAES